One window from the genome of Cardiocondyla obscurior isolate alpha-2009 linkage group LG04, Cobs3.1, whole genome shotgun sequence encodes:
- the Cpr97ea gene encoding uncharacterized protein Cpr97ea, translating into MRTLATVATVVTALLAVSAQQYQPGGNYVDDYAQYDSQRPSQPTPRSYATDAVPDRQSAAPANAKPTPVAILKQINRHNEDGSYTYGFEGADGSFKIETKLPTGDVKGKYGFVDDTGKVRIVEYGANQYGFQPAGEGITVAPPTLVDETTSKEALEAQAYEEYQEQQRRQQLATRPAYQQQSHTQAVYAPAQVAPSRPALPKSPIFTPAAAGPQQSLLPQGAYNEPAPASQLYNQGPAQFSPSPNQAAAQFNPSPNQAPEGRQPQTRSGGGILDQLARDYALPQGVAPPLHDISFGYY; encoded by the exons ATGCGCACCCTCGCGACG GTAGCAACGGTGGTTACCGCGCTGCTGGCGGTGTCGGCACAGCAGTACCAGCCCGGCGGCAATTACGTTGACGATTATGCCCAGTACGACTCCCAGCGGCCAAGCCAGCCGACTCCACGTAGTTACGCGACCGACGCCGTGCCGGATCGTCAATCGGCCGCGCCAGCTAACGCGAAGCCTACACCGGTGGCGATCCTGAAGCAAATCAATCGTCACAACGAGGACGGCTCGTATACGTACGGTTTTGAAGGCGCGGATGGCTCCTTCAAGATCGAGACTAAGCTACCAACTGGCGACGTGAAGGGCAAATACGGCTTTGTCGACGACACCGGCAAGGTCCGCATAGTCGAGTACGGGGCAAACCAGTACGGTTTCCAGCCGGCCGGTGAGGGAATTACCGTCGCTCCGCCGACCCTGGTCGACGAGACTACCAGTAAGGAGGCACTCGAAGCCCAGGCCTACGAAGAGTATCAAGAACAGCAAAGACGGCAACAGCTGGCCACGCGTCCAGCTTATCAACAGCAATCTCACACCCAGGCGGTGTACGCTCCCGCGCAGGTAGCCCCGAGCAGACCTGCCCTTCCTAAATCGCCTATTTTCACCCCGGCCGCCGCGGGACCGCAACAATCTCTACTGCCACAAGGCGCCTACAATGAGCCAGCACCGGCCTCGCAGCTCTACAATCAAGGACCAGCTCAGTTCAGCCCGTCGCCAAACCAAGCGGCCGCTCAGTTCAACCCGTCGCCGAATCAAGCGCCCGAGGGCCGCCAGCCGCAGACCCGCAGCGGCGGCGGTATCCTGGACCAACTCGCCAGGGACTACGCTCTGCCTCAGGGAGTGGCGCCGCCGTTGCACGACATCAGCTTCGGCTACTACTAG